The following proteins are encoded in a genomic region of Triticum dicoccoides isolate Atlit2015 ecotype Zavitan chromosome 1B, WEW_v2.0, whole genome shotgun sequence:
- the LOC119350576 gene encoding subtilisin-like protease → MMYPATTRSPEFLGLSKDAGLWTKSSYGKGIIIGVIDSGIESSHPSFDDAGMSPPPAKWKGTCKDMVKPAGNDGPDPSTVNNDTPWEITVAAGSVDRKLAAGLLLESGDLVEGEALVQGPNSTAYQPLHYPGEGNLCRKVSAEHTRGHIVICDDAGVKVDDQARIIKNLYDNGAAQVVLIGQEKAGFTLGFREYGSSVVQEPAAVGHKLKDYSQYPDSAAQVFFKGTQLGVGQSPTVAYFSSQGPSRGNPRILKPDILAPGLDILAAATESPDRGPFRFKSGTSMAVPHISGVVALLKSVHPDWSPMAIRSAIMTTADELDNDGKPIMNEKHEPASAFAVGAGHVNPTRAVDPGLVYDLEVKDYAGYVCHLFARARLDDDDDDDNYADDYTVQDILQDLNLNCRNLPRLSDIDLNYPSIVVPANTTVRRTLTNVGPAEQYTGRLSMAHDVGVDFSLKWLSFSRPGEKLTFQVSHHGSEIAEGFLIWESNTHTVQSPLVVVRP, encoded by the exons ATGATGTACCCCGCGACGACCCGCTCGCCCGAGTTCCTCGGCCTGAGCAAGGACGCCGGCTTGTGGACGAAATCTAGCTACGGCAAAGGGATCATCATCGGGGTGATCGACTCCGGCATCGAGTCGAGCCATCCCTCGTTCGACGACGCGGGCATGTCGCCGCCGCCCGCCAAATGGAAGGGCACGTGCAAGGACATGGTCAAGC CTGCTGGCAACGACGGCCCCGACCCGTCCACTGTCAACAACGACACGCCGTGGGAGATCACGGTGGCCGCCGGATCGGTGGACCGGAAGCTCGCCGCCGGCCTTTTGCTCGAGTCGGGCGACCTGGTCGAAGGAGAGGCACTGGTACAGGGGCCCAACTCGACCGCTTACCAACCCCTCCACTACCCCGGCGAGGGTAACCTGTGCAGGAAGGTGAGCGCCGAGCACACGAGGGGCCACATCGTGATATGTGATGATGCCGGGGTCAAGGTTGACgatcaagcccgcatcatcaaaaaTCTCTACGACAATGGCGCGGCTCAGGTCGTGCTCATCGGTCAGGAGAAAGCCGGTTTCACCTTGGGCTTCAGGGAGTACGGGTCCTCCGTCGTGCAGGAGCCTGCCGCCGTCGGCCACAAGCTCAAGGACTACAGCCAGTACCCGGATTCCGCGGCGCAGGTGTTCTTCAAGGGCACGCAGCTCGGTGTTGGCCAGTCGCCCACGGTCGCCTACTTCTCCAGCCAAGGCCCGAGCCGCGGCAACCCACGCATCCTGAAGCCCGATATCCTGGCgccggggctcgacatcctcgccgCAGCCACGGAGAGTCCAGACCGGGGGCCTTTCAGATTCAAGTCCGGGACGTCGATGGCGGTGCCGCACATCAGCGGCGTGGTCGCCCTTCTCAAGAGCGTGCACCCGGACTGGTCGCCGATGGCCATCAGGTCCGCCATAATGACCACGGCCGATGAGCTGGACAACGACGGCAAACCGATCATGAACGAGAAGCACGAGCCGGCGAGCGCATTCGCTGTAGGCGCGGGGCACGTCAACCCCACGCGCGCCGTCGACCCAGGGCTGGTCTATGACCTGGAGGTCAAAGACTACGCCGGGTACGTTTGCCATCTTTTCGCCAGGGCCAggctcgacgacgacgacgacgacgacaactaCGCCGACGACTACACCGTGCAAGACATCCTCCAGGACCTGAACTTGAATTGCAGGAACCTGCCCCGTCTGTCAGACATCGACCTCAACTACCCGAGCATTGTGGTGCCGGCGAACACCACGGTTCGGCGGACACTGACGAATGTGGGGCCGGCGGAGCAGTACACGGGCAGGTTGTCCATGGCCCATGACGTGGGGGTGGATTTCTCGCTCAAGTGGTTGTCCTTCTCGCGGCCCGGGGAGAAGCTCACCTTCCAAGTAAGCCATCATGGGTCCGAGATCGCAGAAGGATTCTTGATCTGGGAGTCGAATACGCACACGGTCCAAAGCCCACTCGTCGTCGTGCGTCCGTGA
- the LOC119348350 gene encoding uncharacterized protein LOC119348350: MPLLLRRLAGAVAAPLRRSLCTAAPRPPWAMVNSQAALDASGAPSRGARALVDLDTTPCVSRLSVPARLVDPHGDMGPLVGIVRSASCDGLLLLDFVDARPRPIWPHELAADRGGVEPDAKLFVCNPLSGQLVRLPAPGMDVPKMSTSFGLLTQSQGPHGPPDRYVVAQLSKSSRGGGECRRVVRRFLSETGEWDERPLVGVVEMEAARSMLINHEVLALGDRLWWVDVAWGACSVDPFSDRPERRFAELPRCSVLPASDSPMLPTLSRYRHMGVSEGKLRYVQVSNRDDRSCVILSFSLDDETYSWALDHSAQITDRGDRCHVHIAAIDPFKANLVYLQHSGTVIAMDLAKKKEIWRSSLPQEIFFESLLRGSSLVPCALPTWLATSQIPSSAGTLSTSNKADCKKKTLADMLVRVDS; this comes from the exons ATGCCCCTCCTGCTCCGACGCCTCGCCGGCGCCGTCGCGGCCCCCCTCCGCCGCTCTCTCTGCACGGCGGCCCCGCGCCCTCCCTGGGCCATGGTGAACAGCCAGGCGGCGCTGGACGCGTCAGGGGCGCCGTCGCGGGGCGCGCGCGCGCTCGTCGACCTCGACACCACCCCGTGCGTCTCCCGCCTCTCCGTCCCCGCTCGCCTCGTCGACCCCCACGGCGACATGGGTCCCCTCGTGGGCATCGTCCGCAGCGCCAGCTGCGACGGTCTCCTCCTCCTCGACTTCGTCGACGCCCGCCCGCGCCCCATATGGCCACACGAACTCGCCGCGGACCGCGGCGGCGTGGAACCGGACGCCAAGCTCTTCGTCTGCAACCCTCTCAGCGGCCAGCTGGTTCGCCTCCCGGCCCCCGGCATGGACGTCCCCAAGATGAGCACCTCCTTCGGCCTGCTCACCCAATCCCAAGGCCCCCACGGCCCGCCGGATAGGTACGTGGTCGCTCAGCTCAGCAAAAGCAGTCGCGGGGGAGGGGAGTGCCGCAGGGTCGTTCGCCGGTTTCTGTCCGAGACAGGGGAGTGGGACGAGCGGCCGCTGGTCGGGGTGGTCGAGATGGAGGCTGCGCGCAGCATGCTCATCAACCATGAGGTGCTAGCGTTGGGCGACCGGCTGTGGTGGGTGGACGTGGCCTGGGGTGCCTGCTCCGTCGACCCCTTCAGCGACCGGCCGGAGCGCCGCTTCGCCGAGCTGCCGCGTTGCAGCGTGCTGCCTGCTTCCGATTCCCCGATGCTTCCGACGCTGAGCAGGTACCGGCACATGGGGGTCAGCGAGGGGAAGCTGCGCTACGTCCAAGTGTCCAACAGAGACGACAGGTCGTGCGTGATCCTTTCATTCTCGCTGGATGACGAGACCTACAGCTGGGCGCTGGATCATTCAGCTCAAATTACAGATCGGGGCGACCGCTGCCATGTTCACATTGCTGCCATAGATCCATTCAAAGCCAACCTTGTGTACCTCCAGCATAGTGGCACTGTCATTGCCATGGACCTGGCTAAGAAAAAGGAGATTTGGAGGAGTTCCCTTCcacaagaaatcttctttgaaagtTTGCTCCGTGGCAGTTCTCTTGTTCCGTGCGCGCTCCCAACATGGCTTGCCACAAGCCAGATCCCCTCTTCTGCAG GAACCCTTTCAACAAGCAACAAGGCCGATTGCAAAAAGAAGACCTTGGCAGACATGCTGGTTCGCGTAGACAGCTAA